One genomic segment of Marinitoga piezophila KA3 includes these proteins:
- a CDS encoding Rpn family recombination-promoting nuclease/putative transposase has product MGMEDQLFKNILSDKEMLVEFINIFLPKLRSYNIKPENIKIENTRFTDLAYGDKESDLLFKIKYDEREMYLFLLIEHQSSVDYLMQFRILEYMIRIWREYIKSFKKESRTKGFKLIPIIPIVFYTGKRKWTAENWFMKKVENWEMFSEYVPSFKYEIIDLSQLEEERLLRIKNALGLLLTLNKSETERIIETLKEIKKELETLPETEKAKFKEYVGIVINVLTNKTGIDKKELEIYENEEVEGMFENFIRTVEEAIKESKEKAMIEGRKEGLEQGLQEGLQQGLQQGLHSAKVEDVIKLLKRKFKEKDIEKLRNKIENLDIDDLDYIIDNIFEISFDELKKYLNKRMN; this is encoded by the coding sequence ATGGGGATGGAAGATCAACTATTTAAAAATATATTATCTGATAAGGAAATGCTTGTTGAATTTATAAATATATTTTTACCAAAATTGAGATCCTATAACATAAAACCAGAAAATATAAAAATAGAGAATACACGTTTCACTGATTTAGCCTATGGAGATAAGGAAAGTGATTTATTGTTTAAAATAAAGTATGATGAAAGAGAAATGTATTTATTTTTGTTAATTGAACATCAGTCAAGTGTTGATTATTTGATGCAATTTAGAATATTAGAATATATGATTAGAATATGGAGAGAATATATAAAAAGTTTTAAAAAAGAATCAAGAACAAAAGGTTTCAAGCTTATACCTATAATCCCCATAGTATTCTATACAGGGAAAAGAAAATGGACAGCCGAGAATTGGTTTATGAAAAAAGTAGAAAATTGGGAAATGTTTTCAGAATATGTACCATCATTTAAATATGAAATAATAGATCTAAGTCAATTAGAGGAAGAAAGGTTATTAAGAATAAAAAATGCATTGGGACTATTATTAACCTTAAATAAGTCGGAAACAGAAAGGATAATAGAAACGTTAAAAGAGATAAAGAAAGAATTAGAAACTCTTCCGGAAACTGAAAAAGCGAAATTTAAAGAATATGTAGGTATAGTAATTAATGTATTAACGAATAAAACTGGAATCGATAAAAAAGAACTCGAGATATATGAAAATGAGGAGGTGGAGGGAATGTTTGAAAACTTTATAAGAACAGTTGAAGAAGCGATAAAAGAAAGTAAAGAAAAAGCAATGATTGAAGGAAGAAAAGAAGGTTTAGAGCAGGGATTACAAGAAGGATTACAACAAGGATTACAGCAAGGATTACATAGCGCAAAAGTTGAAGATGTAATAAAATTATTAAAAAGAAAATTTAAAGAAAAAGATATAGAAAAATTAAGAAATAAAATTGAAAATCTGGATATAGATGATTTAGATTATATTATAGATAATATTTTCGAAATTTCATTTGATGAATTGAAAAAATACTTAAATAAAAGAATGAATTAA
- a CDS encoding SufB/SufD family protein, giving the protein MNIEKNYAKEFEMIEKAYEQAGGDISNLLSKDIVSIIISGDKILGKNTVEGINIIIHKAEDGVVDYEMIIDDGVKMDKPIHLCVGFLRNQGEQYIKVKYTIGNNCDVKFLSHCSFPFGKIHHKMDSEMYIGENSIVFMEDEHFHNEKDGIFLETYYYTKVAKNSVFDSRFRLTKSRAGELKIEMTVDLDESSKALLESKVWGKKDDKINIKEVVNLNGEKASGIAKTYVFAQDSTNAEVINEAYGNAPYSKGHIECTEISKGSNVHVSTIPILRVNNDLAELTHEASVGRVNPQQLETLMAKGLTEDEATELIIKGILK; this is encoded by the coding sequence ATGAACATAGAAAAAAATTATGCTAAAGAATTTGAAATGATAGAAAAAGCCTATGAACAGGCTGGTGGTGATATAAGTAACTTATTAAGTAAAGATATAGTTTCTATTATTATCAGTGGAGATAAAATACTTGGTAAGAATACTGTAGAAGGAATAAATATAATAATTCATAAAGCAGAAGATGGTGTTGTTGATTATGAAATGATTATAGATGATGGAGTTAAAATGGATAAACCTATTCATTTATGTGTTGGCTTTTTAAGGAATCAAGGAGAACAATACATAAAGGTTAAATATACAATAGGAAATAATTGTGATGTAAAATTCCTTTCTCATTGTTCGTTCCCGTTTGGAAAGATTCACCATAAAATGGATTCAGAAATGTATATTGGTGAAAACTCTATTGTATTTATGGAAGACGAGCACTTTCATAATGAAAAAGATGGAATATTTTTAGAAACATATTATTATACAAAGGTTGCAAAAAATTCTGTATTTGATAGCAGATTTAGATTAACGAAATCAAGAGCTGGTGAGTTAAAAATTGAAATGACAGTGGATCTTGACGAATCTTCTAAAGCATTGCTTGAATCCAAAGTCTGGGGTAAAAAAGATGATAAGATTAATATAAAAGAAGTAGTGAATTTAAATGGCGAAAAGGCTTCAGGTATTGCCAAAACATATGTTTTTGCTCAGGATTCAACAAATGCAGAAGTAATAAATGAAGCTTATGGTAATGCACCATATTCAAAGGGGCACATTGAATGTACAGAAATCAGTAAAGGTTCAAATGTTCATGTAAGTACAATTCCAATATTGAGAGTTAATAACGATTTAGCAGAATTGACTCATGAAGCATCCGTTGGAAGAGTTAATCCACAGCAATTAGAAACGTTGATGGCTAAAGGACTTACAGAAGATGAAGCCACGGAATTGATTATAAAAGGAATTTTAAAATAA
- a CDS encoding ATP-binding cassette domain-containing protein, producing the protein MLELQNISFNVGPRKIIEDISFKFEEKKIYAVLGNNGVGKSTLARIIMGLDGYKGNHGGRIIFNGEDITDYSITERAKLGITMAWQEPVRYEGLGVKEYLTLGKRINLSDAELIEILNLVGLNPFYLHRKVDKTLSGGERKRIELASLIILKPKFAIFDEPDSGIDMMSNIMIERIFKMITSNGGSVLSITHREEIAEIADEAFLICSGRIKSQGDPKIVSEVYKSTCDNCAHINVPVEDMDNEVKL; encoded by the coding sequence ATGTTAGAATTACAAAATATAAGTTTTAATGTAGGACCAAGAAAGATTATTGAAGATATATCTTTTAAATTTGAAGAAAAGAAAATATATGCAGTTTTAGGGAATAATGGTGTTGGAAAGTCAACCTTGGCAAGAATAATAATGGGACTTGACGGATATAAAGGAAATCATGGTGGAAGAATAATATTTAATGGTGAAGATATTACAGATTATTCGATAACTGAAAGAGCTAAATTGGGAATTACAATGGCATGGCAGGAACCAGTGAGATATGAAGGACTTGGAGTAAAGGAATATCTTACATTGGGAAAGAGGATAAATTTAAGTGATGCGGAATTAATAGAGATATTAAACCTTGTGGGTCTTAATCCTTTTTATCTTCATAGAAAGGTTGATAAGACACTTTCGGGTGGTGAAAGAAAGAGAATAGAATTAGCATCATTAATTATATTAAAACCAAAATTTGCTATTTTTGATGAACCGGATTCCGGAATAGATATGATGTCAAATATAATGATTGAAAGAATATTCAAAATGATAACCTCAAATGGCGGAAGTGTTTTAAGTATTACTCATAGGGAGGAAATTGCAGAAATAGCCGATGAAGCATTTTTAATCTGTTCAGGAAGAATTAAATCACAGGGAGATCCAAAAATTGTTTCTGAAGTATATAAAAGCACATGCGATAATTGTGCACATATAAATGTACCTGTTGAAGATATGGATAATGAGGTGAAATTATGA
- a CDS encoding M48 family metallopeptidase, which produces MKKQNILKTEYFDIEYNIIKSPKRKTMSIIISEDGEVIVRIPNWISDYEAKKFVFNKREWIVSKLMIFKKQKIPERKYVSGEKFLYLGKTYTLMIMEGNYGVGILDDFLYISLKKDFFDNYDLKRNMVIKWYKNQAKKIINERLEYYSKIMKLQYGKVFIRDQKTRWGSCSGKNNLSFNFKIIMAPKRKLDYIIVHELAHIIYKHHQKSFWNYVEKYCEDYQESRKWFRENGRYLIL; this is translated from the coding sequence GTGAAGAAACAGAATATCTTGAAAACGGAATATTTTGATATTGAATATAATATAATAAAATCACCAAAAAGAAAAACAATGTCTATAATAATCTCCGAAGACGGTGAAGTAATTGTTAGAATTCCAAATTGGATTTCAGATTACGAAGCAAAGAAATTTGTATTTAACAAAAGAGAATGGATTGTTTCGAAACTAATGATATTTAAAAAACAAAAAATTCCTGAAAGAAAATATGTTTCAGGAGAGAAGTTTTTGTATCTTGGTAAGACATATACTTTAATGATTATGGAAGGGAATTATGGCGTTGGAATTTTAGATGATTTTTTATATATTTCACTAAAAAAAGACTTTTTCGACAATTATGATTTAAAAAGAAATATGGTTATAAAATGGTATAAAAATCAGGCCAAAAAGATAATAAACGAAAGATTGGAATACTATTCAAAAATAATGAAATTACAATACGGCAAAGTTTTCATCAGAGATCAAAAAACACGTTGGGGCAGTTGTTCAGGCAAAAACAATCTCAGTTTTAACTTTAAAATAATCATGGCTCCAAAAAGAAAATTGGATTATATTATTGTACATGAATTAGCTCATATTATATATAAACATCATCAAAAAAGTTTCTGGAATTATGTAGAAAAATACTGTGAGGATTATCAGGAAAGCAGAAAATGGTTTAGAGAAAACGGACGATATTTGATATTATAA
- a CDS encoding alanyl-tRNA editing protein — MIKIEEVIKEKKKIYAISLESPFYPDGKGGQLGDRGKIGEATVLFVEYKNNKYYHQIDKEIEPGEYDYEIDLKRRKDISQQHTAQHILSAAFEQITDLDTVGFRMAEEYTTIDLNTAKLDEKIEKEAERLSNEIIQKCLPVEEIITSKEEIKKYNLRKELSDKVQGDVRLIKIGDFDINPCGGFHVKNTGEIGLVKIISKEKVKGNLTRLYFVAGNRAIEDYEKRINITKDISHILTAKIEETPIRVEETLKKMKEYKSAYEKLSEKYAEIMAKKFLENAKTINNIKFIYIDSNEDYINYLPKFLPMNEILFVTKKENRYEISSGIIDCKELINNIRKDYPELKGGGGKNRGSIIGNIDIEVIKNYIK; from the coding sequence ATGATAAAGATTGAAGAAGTTATAAAAGAAAAAAAGAAAATATATGCAATCTCTTTAGAATCACCATTTTATCCAGACGGAAAAGGCGGACAACTTGGAGATAGAGGAAAAATAGGAGAAGCAACCGTGCTTTTTGTGGAATATAAAAATAACAAATATTATCATCAAATCGATAAAGAAATAGAACCCGGAGAATATGATTATGAAATCGATTTAAAAAGACGTAAGGATATTTCACAACAACACACAGCTCAACATATTTTATCAGCTGCTTTTGAACAAATTACTGATCTTGATACCGTTGGTTTTAGAATGGCTGAAGAATATACTACAATAGATTTAAACACCGCAAAATTAGATGAAAAAATAGAAAAAGAAGCTGAAAGATTATCCAATGAAATAATACAAAAGTGTTTACCTGTTGAAGAAATTATTACTTCAAAAGAAGAAATAAAAAAATATAATCTCAGAAAAGAGTTAAGCGATAAGGTTCAAGGAGATGTAAGATTAATAAAGATTGGTGATTTTGATATAAATCCATGTGGTGGATTTCATGTAAAAAATACAGGCGAAATTGGATTGGTAAAAATCATTTCAAAGGAAAAGGTAAAAGGGAATCTAACGAGATTATATTTTGTAGCTGGAAACAGGGCCATTGAGGATTATGAAAAAAGAATTAATATTACAAAAGATATTTCACATATTTTAACTGCTAAAATAGAAGAAACACCTATAAGAGTTGAAGAAACATTGAAAAAAATGAAAGAATATAAAAGCGCATACGAAAAATTAAGCGAAAAATATGCTGAAATAATGGCTAAAAAATTCTTAGAAAATGCTAAAACAATAAATAATATAAAATTTATCTATATTGATTCAAACGAAGATTATATAAATTATCTTCCCAAATTCCTTCCGATGAATGAAATTTTATTTGTTACAAAAAAAGAAAACAGATACGAAATATCTTCAGGAATCATTGATTGTAAGGAATTAATAAACAATATTAGAAAAGATTATCCTGAACTTAAAGGTGGCGGTGGTAAAAATAGGGGAAGTATTATAGGAAATATTGACATAGAAGTTATTAAAAATTATATAAAATAA
- the dnaK gene encoding molecular chaperone DnaK has translation MAEKEYVVGIDLGTTNSAIAWMKPDGNVEVIPNAEGKRTTPSIVHFSKDGTVIVGEPAKRQVILHPDRTIRSIKRKMGSDYKVSIDSKSFTPQQISAFVLQKLVRDAEAYLGGKIKKAVITVPAYFNDAQRQATKEAGEIAGLEVLRIINEPTAASIAFGLNKTHEDKKIVVYDLGGGTFDVSILDVGEGVIEVVSTSGNNHLGGDDFDQRIIDWLVEEFKKEHGSDISNDRQAMQRLKEAAETAKIELSTKLETEINLPFLTVVNGQPVHLQKTLTRKKFEELVRDLIESTRGPIETALKDAGLSPEEIDDVLLVGGSTRIPAVQELVKSIFHKEPSKGVNPDEAVAIGAAVQAAIMTGNTDQDLVLVDVTPLSLGVEVKGGLMEIIIPKNSKIPIRKSKVFTTAADFQTEVEIGVFQGERPIAKDNFFLGSFKLTGIPPAPRGVPQIEVSFDIDANGIVNVSAKDLGTGKQQSMVVTGRNKLSSEDIERMIREAQEYEEQDKRKREEIELKNQADDLAYQVEKLINENKDKVPEDQKARLETLINDVRDAINNNDIAKLKIVMEDLKNESMKLGQLIYQQAQQTANADAGAAGPNPEDTQNPNN, from the coding sequence ATGGCTGAAAAAGAATACGTAGTTGGTATCGACCTTGGTACAACTAACTCAGCTATAGCATGGATGAAACCAGATGGAAATGTAGAAGTTATTCCTAATGCAGAAGGAAAAAGAACAACTCCTTCTATAGTACATTTTTCAAAAGATGGAACTGTAATTGTAGGTGAACCTGCAAAAAGACAGGTAATATTACATCCAGATAGAACAATCAGATCAATAAAAAGAAAAATGGGTTCTGATTATAAAGTAAGTATCGATAGTAAAAGCTTTACACCACAACAGATAAGTGCTTTTGTATTACAGAAATTAGTAAGAGATGCAGAAGCATATCTTGGTGGAAAAATTAAGAAGGCAGTTATTACAGTTCCAGCATACTTTAATGATGCACAAAGACAGGCAACAAAAGAAGCTGGTGAAATTGCTGGTTTAGAAGTATTAAGGATTATCAACGAACCAACAGCAGCTTCAATTGCATTTGGTTTAAACAAAACACATGAAGATAAGAAAATAGTAGTATATGACCTTGGTGGAGGTACATTTGATGTATCAATACTTGATGTTGGAGAAGGTGTAATCGAAGTTGTATCAACATCAGGAAACAACCACTTAGGTGGAGATGACTTTGACCAGAGAATTATCGATTGGTTAGTTGAAGAATTCAAGAAAGAACATGGTTCAGATATTTCAAATGACAGACAGGCAATGCAGAGGTTAAAGGAAGCTGCAGAAACTGCAAAGATTGAATTATCAACAAAACTCGAAACAGAAATTAACTTACCATTCTTAACAGTTGTTAATGGTCAGCCAGTACACTTACAGAAAACATTAACAAGAAAGAAATTCGAAGAATTGGTAAGAGATTTAATTGAATCAACAAGAGGTCCAATTGAAACAGCATTAAAAGATGCTGGACTTTCACCAGAAGAAATTGATGATGTATTATTAGTTGGTGGTTCAACAAGAATTCCAGCAGTTCAGGAATTGGTAAAATCAATATTCCACAAAGAACCAAGTAAAGGTGTTAACCCTGACGAAGCTGTTGCAATAGGTGCTGCTGTTCAGGCTGCAATTATGACAGGAAATACAGATCAGGACTTAGTACTTGTAGACGTTACACCACTTTCACTTGGTGTTGAAGTAAAAGGTGGATTAATGGAAATTATTATTCCTAAGAACAGTAAGATACCTATTAGAAAGAGTAAGGTATTCACAACAGCTGCTGACTTCCAGACAGAAGTTGAAATCGGAGTATTCCAGGGTGAAAGGCCAATTGCTAAGGATAACTTCTTCCTTGGAAGCTTTAAATTAACAGGAATACCACCAGCACCAAGGGGAGTGCCACAAATAGAAGTTTCATTTGATATAGATGCTAACGGTATAGTAAATGTTTCAGCAAAAGATTTAGGAACAGGAAAACAGCAGTCAATGGTTGTAACAGGTAGAAATAAACTTTCTTCAGAAGATATTGAAAGAATGATACGAGAAGCTCAGGAATATGAAGAGCAGGATAAGAGAAAGAGAGAAGAAATCGAACTCAAAAACCAGGCTGACGACCTTGCATATCAGGTAGAAAAGTTAATCAATGAAAATAAAGATAAAGTACCAGAAGATCAGAAAGCAAGATTAGAAACATTAATTAACGATGTAAGAGATGCTATAAATAACAATGATATTGCAAAATTAAAGATAGTAATGGAAGACTTAAAGAACGAATCAATGAAACTTGGTCAGTTGATTTATCAACAGGCACAGCAAACAGCTAATGCTGACGCAGGCGCAGCAGGACCAAATCCTGAAGACACACAAAATCCAAATAACTAA
- the argS gene encoding arginine--tRNA ligase, with protein MKLIEKMLEELLMDSIKNLYNVELKEPVVQRTANDNFGDFQTNFAMINAKVLKKAPRMIAQEIIDNFPENDIIEKIEIAGPGFINFYVKDVFLTEYLPKIEKENPDFSFIDREGDVIIDYSSPNIAKPMHIGHLRSTVIGDAIKRIYRYLGYNVIGDNHLGDWGTQFGKLIVGYRLWLDKENYEKDPIGEMERIYVKFEKESENNPDLLEEARQELKKLQDGDPENRKLWQEFIDLSLKEYNKIYKRMDIEFDTYYGESHYHNIMPEIVKMLLDKGIATYSEGAVVVFFDEEENLPPAIIQKKDGAFLYATSDLACIKFRRETYNPNRILYVTDERQQTHFKQVFNIARKLGWDDNYQHIWFGLMRFADGVFSTRKGNVIKLEELLDKAVEKAKEIIEEKNPGLSPEEKEEIAEAIGIGAVKYADLSQNRISHIIFDWDKMLAFDGNTAPYLLYTYARIQSLKRKAEEKGYTFENANLKITEKLERKLGLLLTQLPIVAIRAAEDYKPNLIADYLFELAQTYNSFYNNLPVLKEEEETLKSRLLLSHLAGEVLKRGLDLLGIRVVDKM; from the coding sequence ATGAAATTAATTGAAAAAATGCTCGAAGAGTTGTTAATGGATTCTATCAAGAATTTATATAATGTTGAATTAAAAGAACCTGTAGTACAAAGAACTGCTAATGATAACTTTGGTGATTTTCAAACAAATTTTGCTATGATAAATGCCAAGGTTTTAAAAAAAGCTCCAAGAATGATAGCACAAGAAATCATTGATAATTTCCCCGAAAATGATATTATAGAAAAAATCGAAATAGCAGGACCAGGATTTATAAATTTCTATGTAAAAGATGTATTTTTAACTGAATACTTGCCAAAAATTGAAAAAGAAAATCCTGATTTTTCATTTATTGATAGAGAAGGCGATGTTATTATCGATTATTCTTCACCAAATATTGCAAAACCTATGCATATTGGTCATTTAAGAAGTACTGTTATTGGGGATGCTATAAAAAGAATTTATAGATATCTTGGTTATAATGTAATTGGAGATAATCACCTTGGTGACTGGGGAACACAATTTGGAAAATTAATTGTAGGTTATAGATTATGGCTTGATAAGGAAAATTATGAAAAAGATCCTATTGGTGAAATGGAAAGAATTTATGTGAAATTCGAAAAAGAATCTGAAAATAATCCTGATCTTTTAGAAGAAGCAAGACAGGAACTCAAAAAATTACAGGATGGAGATCCAGAAAATAGAAAATTATGGCAGGAATTTATTGATTTATCATTAAAAGAATATAATAAAATATATAAAAGAATGGATATAGAATTTGATACATATTATGGAGAATCACATTATCACAATATTATGCCTGAAATTGTAAAAATGCTTCTTGATAAAGGTATTGCAACATATAGTGAAGGTGCTGTTGTTGTATTTTTTGACGAAGAAGAAAATCTACCTCCAGCAATTATTCAGAAAAAGGATGGAGCTTTCTTATATGCAACATCAGACCTTGCATGTATAAAATTTAGAAGAGAAACATATAATCCTAATAGAATATTATATGTAACTGATGAAAGACAACAAACACATTTCAAACAGGTATTTAATATTGCAAGAAAGTTAGGCTGGGATGATAATTATCAGCATATATGGTTTGGATTAATGAGATTTGCTGATGGTGTTTTCTCTACAAGAAAAGGTAATGTGATAAAATTAGAAGAATTACTTGATAAAGCTGTTGAAAAAGCAAAGGAAATCATTGAAGAGAAGAATCCAGGATTGTCTCCAGAAGAAAAAGAAGAAATTGCAGAAGCAATTGGAATCGGTGCTGTAAAATATGCTGACCTCAGTCAAAACAGAATAAGCCATATTATATTTGACTGGGATAAAATGCTCGCCTTTGATGGAAATACAGCTCCTTACTTACTTTATACATATGCAAGGATACAATCATTAAAAAGAAAAGCTGAAGAAAAAGGCTATACATTTGAAAATGCAAATCTAAAAATAACAGAAAAACTCGAAAGAAAATTGGGATTGTTATTAACCCAGTTACCAATTGTTGCAATTAGAGCTGCTGAAGATTATAAACCTAATTTAATTGCTGATTATCTCTTTGAATTAGCACAAACATATAATTCATTCTACAATAATCTTCCTGTATTGAAAGAAGAAGAAGAAACATTAAAATCAAGGTTATTATTATCTCATTTAGCTGGAGAAGTATTAAAAAGAGGTCTTGACTTGCTTGGTATAAGAGTAGTAGATAAAATGTAA
- a CDS encoding TIGR04013 family B12-binding domain/radical SAM domain-containing protein yields MKRIVFRLLKSNRYSITALIAAMEKENIEIETILEKNFEKILEYNPEDTLIAYSFMSFDIFQVEKEIPLLKEKGFKVIAGGPHPSAMPEKTEKIGFDHIFIGEGEKTFTDFLKGKISEKFIASKEFVDLNYYPPFAIKNKHFMPIEITRGCPFGCGYCQTPYLFGRIVRHREPGIIHEYAKLGVKHNRKIARFITPNSFGYGSKNGVTPNIEKLEELLSGLRKVGIEEIYLGSFPSDVRPESVTEEVLKLIKKYVDNKMIIIGAQSGSNEILKKINRGHSLEEIERALSLVSAHGFIPYVDFIFGFPFETDEDIKKTFDFMDKITEKYNAVIHSHTFMPLPGTPLFDVGPGKLNKKYYKKLGDLSRNEKLAGYWHKQEQLSQKIFNYFHGGEI; encoded by the coding sequence TTGAAAAGAATTGTTTTCAGACTTTTAAAATCAAATAGGTATTCTATCACAGCTCTTATTGCAGCAATGGAAAAAGAAAATATAGAAATAGAAACTATACTTGAAAAAAATTTTGAAAAAATACTGGAATATAATCCTGAAGATACATTAATAGCTTATTCATTTATGAGTTTTGATATTTTTCAGGTTGAAAAAGAAATTCCACTATTAAAAGAAAAAGGGTTTAAGGTTATTGCCGGTGGTCCACATCCAAGCGCAATGCCTGAAAAAACAGAAAAAATAGGATTTGACCATATTTTTATTGGTGAAGGTGAAAAAACCTTCACCGATTTTTTAAAGGGCAAAATATCAGAAAAATTCATAGCATCAAAAGAATTTGTTGATTTAAATTATTACCCGCCATTTGCAATTAAAAACAAACATTTTATGCCAATAGAAATTACAAGGGGTTGTCCTTTCGGATGTGGATACTGTCAAACTCCTTATCTCTTTGGTAGAATTGTTCGTCATAGAGAACCGGGAATTATTCATGAATATGCAAAATTAGGCGTTAAACATAACAGAAAAATTGCGAGGTTTATTACACCAAATTCTTTTGGTTATGGCTCAAAAAATGGTGTTACACCTAATATAGAAAAACTCGAAGAATTGCTATCTGGTTTGAGAAAAGTTGGTATAGAAGAAATTTACCTTGGTTCATTTCCTTCAGATGTAAGACCGGAATCTGTAACTGAAGAAGTTTTAAAACTTATAAAAAAATATGTTGATAACAAGATGATAATCATAGGAGCGCAAAGCGGTAGCAATGAAATTCTAAAAAAAATAAATAGAGGACATTCTTTAGAAGAAATAGAAAGGGCTTTATCCCTTGTTTCTGCTCATGGATTTATACCGTATGTAGATTTTATTTTTGGATTCCCTTTTGAAACAGATGAAGATATTAAAAAGACTTTTGACTTTATGGACAAAATTACAGAAAAATATAATGCTGTAATACATTCACATACCTTTATGCCATTGCCAGGAACACCTTTATTTGATGTTGGACCTGGTAAATTAAATAAGAAATATTATAAAAAACTTGGAGATTTATCAAGGAATGAAAAACTTGCCGGATATTGGCATAAACAGGAACAATTGTCTCAAAAAATATTTAATTATTTTCACGGAGGTGAAATTTAA
- a CDS encoding iron-containing alcohol dehydrogenase, whose translation MLLNGAWESKVDIYNVFELRCKTTAYFGVGAIEKFKDICEFLNKKDMKKVLILTDEVVYNVTGIKEKVEKFLGEAGIEYIVYYGIKPNPNVKMIDEAKKMGLDFGAKAVIGIGGGSHIDTAKSVAVLLHEKYKNYTGSDLYELKFVPEEALPIIAINTTHGTGTEVDRFAVATIEEKGYKPALAYDSIYPIFAIDDPEITKSLPWSQTTYTAIDAINHVTEAATTLAASPYSILLAKETIRLVSKYLPQAQAKPGDLTARYFLLYASTIAGISFDNGLLHFTHALEHPLSGIRPDLPHGLGLAMLLPAVVKAIYPAQAEVLAEIYSPIVPGLKGVPGEAEEAAKGIEKWLFNIGVTQKLTDEGFKESDIDKLVELAFNTPSLDLLLSLAPVKATKEIVKQIYMDSLYPLNK comes from the coding sequence ATGTTATTAAATGGTGCATGGGAGAGTAAAGTAGATATTTACAACGTTTTTGAGTTAAGATGTAAAACAACAGCTTATTTTGGAGTAGGTGCTATAGAAAAGTTCAAGGATATTTGTGAATTTTTAAACAAAAAGGATATGAAAAAGGTTTTAATTTTAACCGACGAAGTTGTATATAACGTGACAGGAATAAAAGAAAAAGTTGAAAAGTTTTTAGGTGAAGCTGGTATTGAATATATTGTATATTATGGAATTAAACCAAATCCAAATGTAAAAATGATTGATGAAGCAAAGAAAATGGGATTAGATTTTGGAGCAAAAGCTGTTATAGGAATTGGTGGCGGAAGTCATATTGACACAGCAAAGAGTGTTGCAGTATTATTACATGAAAAATATAAGAATTATACAGGTTCTGACTTATATGAATTAAAATTTGTGCCAGAAGAAGCATTGCCAATAATTGCAATAAATACAACTCATGGTACAGGTACTGAAGTTGATAGATTTGCAGTTGCAACAATTGAGGAAAAAGGTTATAAACCAGCCTTAGCTTATGATAGTATATATCCAATATTTGCTATTGATGATCCAGAAATTACAAAATCATTACCATGGTCACAAACAACATACACAGCTATTGATGCAATAAACCATGTTACAGAAGCAGCAACAACATTAGCAGCATCCCCATATTCAATTTTATTAGCTAAAGAAACAATAAGATTAGTTTCAAAATATCTTCCTCAAGCTCAGGCAAAACCAGGAGATTTAACAGCAAGATATTTCTTATTATATGCTTCAACAATAGCTGGTATTTCATTTGATAATGGATTGTTACATTTCACACATGCTTTAGAACATCCACTAAGTGGAATCAGACCAGATTTACCACATGGTTTAGGATTAGCAATGTTATTACCAGCAGTAGTAAAAGCAATTTATCCTGCACAGGCAGAAGTGCTTGCAGAAATATATAGTCCAATTGTTCCAGGTTTAAAAGGAGTGCCGGGTGAAGCAGAAGAAGCAGCAAAAGGAATTGAAAAATGGTTATTTAATATTGGAGTTACACAAAAATTAACAGATGAAGGATTTAAAGAAAGCGATATAGACAAATTAGTAGAATTGGCATTTAATACACCTTCACTTGATTTATTATTGAGCTTAGCACCTGTTAAAGCTACAAAAGAAATTGTAAAACAGATTTATATGGATTCATTATATCCTTTAAATAAATAA